In a genomic window of Thiolapillus brandeum:
- a CDS encoding DUF1294 domain-containing protein, whose protein sequence is MQGRLVRWNDDKGFGFINVDKQKRDVFIHISQVVNMPRRPQRGDVMAFVLGQDKDGRPRAEQASIQGLAKRKAGISHGRQRSYNIRGRSLGVPGWILVLAPMAFSAWVLYRDHNILPLTGYLFMSLFTFIAYAYDKKKAIDGQWRTPENTLHVMELLGGWPGGFLAQYKIRHKSVKGSYQEVFWLIVFLHLVLWLDYLLFSGRWIWHPLGRLMGGIWG, encoded by the coding sequence ATGCAAGGGCGCCTGGTGCGATGGAACGACGACAAGGGTTTTGGTTTTATCAATGTCGACAAGCAGAAGCGGGACGTATTTATACATATCTCCCAGGTCGTGAATATGCCCAGGCGTCCCCAGAGAGGAGATGTCATGGCGTTCGTGCTGGGTCAGGACAAAGATGGCCGGCCCAGGGCAGAGCAGGCGAGCATCCAGGGGCTTGCAAAGCGGAAGGCTGGTATATCGCACGGACGGCAGCGTAGCTATAACATTCGAGGCCGGTCTCTGGGCGTTCCAGGCTGGATCCTGGTGCTGGCGCCCATGGCCTTTTCTGCCTGGGTTCTCTATAGAGATCACAATATCCTGCCCCTGACGGGTTACCTGTTCATGAGTCTGTTCACTTTCATTGCCTACGCCTATGACAAGAAGAAGGCCATCGATGGCCAGTGGCGTACGCCGGAAAACACCCTGCATGTCATGGAGTTGCTTGGTGGCTGGCCGGGTGGTTTCTTGGCCCAGTATAAAATCCGTCACAAGAGCGTGAAAGGCAGCTACCAGGAGGTTTTCTGGCTGATCGTCTTCCTGCACCTTGTGCTTTGGCTGGATTACCTGCTGTTTTCCGGTCGCTGGATATGGCACCCCTTGGGCCGTCTGATGGGAGGAATTTGGGGATGA